A genomic window from Denticeps clupeoides chromosome 11, fDenClu1.1, whole genome shotgun sequence includes:
- the citb gene encoding citron Rho-interacting kinase isoform X4 yields MEQEISKVQRKMSDLESVLQQKDVELKASETQRTILEQDLATYITECSSLKRSLEQARMEVSQEDDKALQLLNDIREQSNKLQEIKEQEYHAQLEEMRVSIRQLEENLSAARRRSDLYESELKESRQTSEELKRKAVDYQHKIQKAKEEGKAEVEELLYKLQQTNTEQQVKIQELQDRLTKAVKASTEATDLLQSVRQAKERLERDLERLQTKEDNNDSLRRRLRETEDGRKTLENQVKRLEIVERREIKLKEDIQTKSQQIQQMADKIMELEENLRETHATAQRMETQLDQNEKLYADKIKVLETQMKVDLADKEALESKQSTFEDEAREYSKLISEQKATISAMDSKMNSLEQRIAELSEANKLAANSSIYTQKNMKAQEEMISELRQQKFYLESQAGKLEAQNAKLEEHLEKMSQQEQTNKNRVMELETRLREIGLEHEEQKLELKRQVSELTLSLQERESQISGLQAARHALESQLQQAKTELEETTAEAEEEITVLRAHRDEIQRKYDALRDSCAVITDLEEQLTQLTQENAELNRQNFYLSKQLDEATDESEERLQLSQDVDRLRREVADREMHLNNQKQNIETLKTTCTMLEEQVLELETLNDEFLEKERQWEAWRAALDEEKNQAERRARELQRQLDNEKQNRLRADQRSSESRQAVDLAVKEHKAEILVLQQALKDQKLKAEGLSDTLSDLEKKHAMLEMNARSLQQKLETERELKQRLMDEQAKLQQQMDIQKSHIFRLTQGLQEALDQTDLLKTERTDLEYQLENIQAVYSHEKVKMEGTITQQTKLIDFLQAKVDHPSKKKKGIFGGRRREDLLAALAAQGQSQVPPVPQVPPVPLQYSDLKAALEKERSRCSELEEALQKTRMELRDAMQFKALDHNAAPATPALARTQLMMSTKSNKSPEHQPSPGGLAPSNSGRRKEVPNPDEKRRVTFEKYNRRSKDRIHHNTPHRFTQGLNMRAAKCTVCLDTVHFGRQAATCIECHALCHPKCSPYLPATCGVPPDYAVYISEALCRDKGSSSGLPLKESSPHMRLEGWMKQPRWGAALAVNGKRGQGWERKYVVLEGTKVVVYDTEPREESVKPVDEFELVITDGEVMIHGAVGSSELTNTAKSDMPLVLKLESHSHTSCWPGQTLFFMASSFPEKQRWVAVLEAIVAGGRNAREKTEADAKLLGNSLLKLEGDDRLDINCTLPLTDQIVLVGSEEGLYALNVIKNSLTHIPGLGSVFQIHILKEHEKLLMIVGDERALCLLEIKKVKQSLSQSHLPTLPEVIPFIFETVKGCHLFAAGRIENGPCICAAMPNKVTILRYNDNLNKFCIRKEIETLEPCSCIHFTSYSIIIGTNKFYEIEMKQYVLEEFLDKNDVSLASAVFAASSHSFPIAIMQVSSTPQKEEYLLCFHEFGVFVDVYGRRTRPDDIKWSRVPLTFAFREPYLFVTYFNSLDVMEIQGHAALGPPDHAHLDVPNPRYLGPAISSGAIYLASSYQNKLRVICCKGSLVRECGELQRTGSSRSSPNKRGPPTYNEHISKRLASSPGAQEGGLHREPSTPHRYREGRTEFRRDNSPARPLDREKSPGRVLDSRRERSPGRFEDRSRLHTSSVRTQLTPVNKVWDQSSV; encoded by the exons GAGTACCACGCGCAGCTGGAGGAGATGCGGGTATCCATCCGACAGCTGGAGGAGAACCTGTCTGCTGCCCGTCGCCGCAGCGACCTGTACGAGTCGGAGCTGAAGGAGTCGCGTCAGACTAGCGAGGAGCTGAAGAGGAAGGCTGTCGATTATCAGCACAAAATCCAAAAG gcAAAGGAAGAAGGAAAGGCTGAGGTGGAGGAACTCCTTTACAAATTGCAACAG ACTAACACAGAGCAACAAGTAAAAATTCAAGAGCTTCAAGACAGGCTTACCAAG GCGGTGAAGGCGAGCACAGAGGCCACGGACCTCCTGCAGAGCGTCCGGCAGGCCAAGGAACGTCTGGAACGTGACCTGGAGAGACTGCAGACAAAAGAGGACAACAATGACAGCCTGCGTAGACGTCTGCGAGAGACTGAG GACGGCAGGAAGACCCTGGAGAACCAGGTGAAGAGGCTGGAGATTGTGGAGCGCAGAGAGATCAAACTGAAGGAGGACATTCAGACCAAGTCCCAGCAGATTCAGCAGATGGCTGATAAAATCATG GAACTAGAAGAGAATTTGCGAGAAACACATGCTACCGCCCAGCGAATGGAGACACAGCTTGACCAGAATGAGAAGCTCTATGCAGACAAGATCAAG GTTTTAGAGACCCAAATGAAGGTAGACTTGGCCGATAAAGAAGCTTTGGAGTCGAAACAGAGCACATTTGAAGATGAGGCTAGGGAATATAGCAAGCTTATCAGCGAACAGAAGGCG ACTATCAGTGCCATGGACTCCAAGATGAACAGCTTGGAGCAGAGAATTGCAGAGCTGTCGGAAGCCAACAAGCTGGCTGCCAACAGCAGTATCTACACCCAGAAAAACAT GAAAGCCCAGGAAGAGATGATTTCAGAGCTCAGGCAACAGAAATTCTACCTGGAGTCCCAGGCTGGCAAGCTGGAGGCCCAGAATGCCAAACTGGAGGAGCACCTGGAAAAGATGAGTCAGCAGGAGCAGACCAACAAGAACCGGGTCATGGAGTTGGAGACCAGACTGAGAGAG ATTGGCCTGGAGCACGAGGAGCAGAAGCTGGAGTTGAAGCGGCAGGTGTCGGAGCTGACACTGTCACTGCAGGAGCGCGAGTCCCAGATCAGCGGGCTGCAGGCGGCACGCCACGCCCTGGAGAGCCAGCTTCAGCAGGCCAAAACTGAACTGGAGGAGACCACGGCTGAGGCTGAGGAGGAGATCACAGTCCTCCGG GCCCATCGTGATGAGATCCAGAGGAAGTATGACGCTCTGAGGGACAGCTGCGCG GTGATCACAGACCTGGAAGAGCAGCTGACCCAGTTGACTCAGGAAAACGCTGAGCTGAACCGGCAGAACTTCTACCTGTCAAAGCAGCTGGACGAGGCCACAGATGAGAGCGAGGAGCGTCTGCAGCTGAGCCAGGACGTGGACCGCCTGCGCAGGGAGGTGGCCGACCGCGAGATGCACCTCAACAACCAGAAACAG AACATTGAGACACTGAAGACCACATGCACCATGTTGGAGGAGCAGGTTCTGGAGTTGGAGACACTGAATGATGAGTTTCTGGAGAAGGAGAGGCAGTGGGAAGCATGGAGAGCAGCGCTGGATGAGGAGAAGAACCAGGCAGAGAGGAGAGCCAGAGAGCTGCAGAGGCAGCTGGACAATGAGAAACAGAACAG GTTGAGAGCCGACCAGCGCAGCTCTGAATCGCGGCAGGCTGTGGACCTGGCAGTGAAAGAGCACAAGGCTGAAATCCTGGTGCTGCAGCAGGCCCTCAAGGACCAGAAGCTGAAGGCAGAGGGTCTCTCTGACACG CTGAGTGATTTGGAGAAGAAACATGCCATGCTGGAGATGAACGCCCGCAGCCTGCAGCAGAAGctagagacagagagggagctGAAGCAAAGACTGATGGATGAG CAAGCtaagctgcagcagcagatggaCATTCAGAAAAGCCACATCTTCCGGCTGACTCAGGGCCTGCAGGAGGCTCTGGACCAAACGGATCTACTGAAGACGGAGAGGACCGACCTGGAGTACCAGCTAGAGAACATCCAG GCGGTGTACTCTCATGAGAAGGTGAAGATGGAGGGCACGATCACCCAGCAGACCAAACTCATAGACTTCCTCCAGGCCAAGGTGGACCACCcctcaaagaagaaaaag GGCATCTTTGGTGGGCGCCGTCGGGAGGACCTGCTGGCCGCTCTGGCAGCACAGGGGCAGAGCCAGGTCCCTCCCGTGCCCCAGGTGCCTCCTGTGCCCCTGCAGTACAGTGACCTGAAGGCAGCTCTGGAGAAGGAGCGCTCCCGCTGCTCTGAGCTGGAGGAGGCGCTGCAGAAGACCCGCATGGAGTTACGCGACG CCATGCAGTTTAAAGCCCTTGACCACAATGCAGCTCCAGCAACTCCTGCTCTGGCCCGCACTCAGCTCATGATGTCCACCAAGTCCAACAAATCTCCAGAGCACCAACCCAGCCCTGGTGGCCTGGCACCGTCCAACTCCGGGCGCAGGAAGGAGGTGCCCAACCCCGATG AGAAAAGGAGGGTGACTTTTGAAA AATACAATCGGCGCTCCAAGGACAGGATCCACCACAACACCCCCCACCGCTTCACACAGGGGCTCAACATGAGGGCCGCCAAGTGCACCGTGTGCCTGGACACCGTGCATTTCGGCCGGCAGGCAGCCACCTGCATCG AATGCCACGCTTTGTGCCACCCAAAATGCTCCCCCTACCTCCCAGCTACATGTGGCGTGCCACCCGACTACGCCGTGTACATCTCGGAGGCGCTGTGTCGAGACAAGGGCTCCTCCTCAGGACTGCCACTTAAGGAGTCCAGCCCACACATGCGCCTGGAGGGCTGGATGAAGCAGCCAAGGTGGGGAGCAGCACTGGCCGT GAACGGGAAGCGTGGTCAGGGCTGGGAGAGGAAATACGTGGTGCTGGAGGGGACCAAGGTGGTCGTATACGACACGGAGCCCAGAGAAG AATCGGTGAAGCCTGTGGATGAGTTTGAACTGGTTATTACCGATGGAGAAGTGATGATCCATGGGGCTGTTGGGTCGTCTGAGCTAACCAACACTGCCAAGTCAG ACATGCCGTTAGTGTTGAAGCTGGAGTCGCACTCTCACACCTCCTGCTGGCCGGGGCAGACGCTGTTTTTCATGGCCTCCAGTTTCCCTGAGAAGCAGCGCTGGGTGGCAGTACTTGAAGCCATAGTTGCTGGTGGAAGAAATGCACGGGAAAAAACAGAGGCAGATGCC AAACTGTTGGGGAACTCTCTGCTCAAACTGGAGGGAGATGACAGGCTGGACATTAATTGCACTCTGCCTCTAACAGATCAG atTGTGCTGGTGGGATCCGAGGAGGGCCTATATGCCCTGAACGTCATCAAGAACTCCCTGACCCACATTCCCGGGCTGGGCTCAGTGTTCCAGATCCACATCCTGAAGGAGCATGAGAAACTGCTGATGATTGTGG GGGATGAGAGAGCGCTGTGCCTGCTGGAGATAAAGAAAGTCAAACAGTCGCTGTCCCAGTCACACCTTCCCACCCTCCCTGAGGTCATCCCTTTCATCTTTGAGACAGTCAAGGGCTGCCATCTCTTTGCCGCAGGCAGG ATTGAAAATGGCCCGTGCATCTGCGCAGCAATGCCCAATAAGGTCACAATTTTGCGCTACAATGACAACCTGAACAAGTTCTGCATTCGCAAG GAGATAGAAACACTGGAGCCCTGCAGCTGCATACACTTTACCAGCTACAGCATCATTATTGGCACCAACAAGTTCTACGAGATTGAAATGAAGCAGTATGTTCTGGAGG AGTTTCTGGACAAGAACGATGTTTCTCTGGCCTCAGCCGTGTTTGCTGCCTCGTCCCACAGTTTCCCGATCGCCATCATGCAGGTGTCCAGCACCCCGCAGAAGGAGGAGTACCTGCTGTGCTTCCATG AATTCGGAGTGTTTGTTGATGTTTACGGCAGAAGAACCCGTCCTGATGACATCAAGTGGAGCAGAGTTCCTCTTACGTTTG CCTTCAGAGAGCCGTACCTGTTTGTGACGTATTTTAACTCTTTGGATGTCATGGAGATCCAGGGCCATGCAGCTCTCGG ACCACCAGATCATGCCCACCTGGACGTACCGAACCCACGTTACCTGGGCCCGGCCATCTCCTCTGGAGCCATCTACCTGGCTTCCTCCTATCAAAACAAGCTGCGGGTCATCTGCTGCAAGGGCAGCCTGGTGAGAGAGTGTGGAGAACTGCAGAGGACTGGATCCAGCAGGAG CAGTCCAAACAAGCGAGGCCCTCCGACGTACAACGAACACATCTCCAAGCGACTGGCGTCCAGTCCTGGGGCTCAGGAGGGCGGTCTGCACAGAGAGCCCAGCACCCCTCACCGCTACCGAGAGGGCCGGACGGAGTTCCGGAGGGACAACTCCCCGGCGCGGCCCCTGGACCGGGAGAAGTCCCCAGGAAGGGTGCTGGACAGTCGCCGGGAGAGATCCCCAGGGAGGTTTGAGGACCGCTCTCGCCTCCACACCAGCTCTGTCCGAACCCAACTCACTCCGGTTAACAAG GTTTGGGACCAGTCTTCGGTCTGA
- the citb gene encoding citron Rho-interacting kinase isoform X3 produces MEQEISKVQRKMSDLESVLQQKDVELKASETQRTILEQDLATYITECSSLKRSLEQARMEVSQEDDKALQLLNDIREQSNKLQEIKEQEYHAQLEEMRVSIRQLEENLSAARRRSDLYESELKESRQTSEELKRKAVDYQHKIQKAKEEGKAEVEELLYKLQQTNTEQQVKIQELQDRLTKAVKASTEATDLLQSVRQAKERLERDLERLQTKEDNNDSLRRRLRETEDGRKTLENQVKRLEIVERREIKLKEDIQTKSQQIQQMADKIMELEENLRETHATAQRMETQLDQNEKLYADKIKVLETQMKVDLADKEALESKQSTFEDEAREYSKLISEQKATISAMDSKMNSLEQRIAELSEANKLAANSSIYTQKNMKAQEEMISELRQQKFYLESQAGKLEAQNAKLEEHLEKMSQQEQTNKNRVMELETRLREIGLEHEEQKLELKRQVSELTLSLQERESQISGLQAARHALESQLQQAKTELEETTAEAEEEITVLRAHRDEIQRKYDALRDSCAVITDLEEQLTQLTQENAELNRQNFYLSKQLDEATDESEERLQLSQDVDRLRREVADREMHLNNQKQNIETLKTTCTMLEEQVLELETLNDEFLEKERQWEAWRAALDEEKNQAERRARELQRQLDNEKQNRLRADQRSSESRQAVDLAVKEHKAEILVLQQALKDQKLKAEGLSDTLSDLEKKHAMLEMNARSLQQKLETERELKQRLMDEQAKLQQQMDIQKSHIFRLTQGLQEALDQTDLLKTERTDLEYQLENIQAVYSHEKVKMEGTITQQTKLIDFLQAKGIFGGRRREDLLAALAAQGQSQVPPVPQVPPVPLQYSDLKAALEKERSRCSELEEALQKTRMELRDAMQFKALDHNAAPATPALARTQLMMSTKSNKSPEHQPSPGGLAPSNSGRRKEVPNPDDVRVDRQGAPLLRSQSLSSASKISLSSLSHPTEKRRVTFEKYNRRSKDRIHHNTPHRFTQGLNMRAAKCTVCLDTVHFGRQAATCIECHALCHPKCSPYLPATCGVPPDYAVYISEALCRDKGSSSGLPLKESSPHMRLEGWMKQPRWGAALAVNGKRGQGWERKYVVLEGTKVVVYDTEPREESVKPVDEFELVITDGEVMIHGAVGSSELTNTAKSDMPLVLKLESHSHTSCWPGQTLFFMASSFPEKQRWVAVLEAIVAGGRNAREKTEADAKLLGNSLLKLEGDDRLDINCTLPLTDQIVLVGSEEGLYALNVIKNSLTHIPGLGSVFQIHILKEHEKLLMIVGDERALCLLEIKKVKQSLSQSHLPTLPEVIPFIFETVKGCHLFAAGRIENGPCICAAMPNKVTILRYNDNLNKFCIRKEIETLEPCSCIHFTSYSIIIGTNKFYEIEMKQYVLEEFLDKNDVSLASAVFAASSHSFPIAIMQVSSTPQKEEYLLCFHEFGVFVDVYGRRTRPDDIKWSRVPLTFAFREPYLFVTYFNSLDVMEIQGHAALGPPDHAHLDVPNPRYLGPAISSGAIYLASSYQNKLRVICCKGSLVRECGELQRTGSSRSSPNKRGPPTYNEHISKRLASSPGAQEGGLHREPSTPHRYREGRTEFRRDNSPARPLDREKSPGRVLDSRRERSPGRFEDRSRLHTSSVRTQLTPVNKVWDQSSV; encoded by the exons GAGTACCACGCGCAGCTGGAGGAGATGCGGGTATCCATCCGACAGCTGGAGGAGAACCTGTCTGCTGCCCGTCGCCGCAGCGACCTGTACGAGTCGGAGCTGAAGGAGTCGCGTCAGACTAGCGAGGAGCTGAAGAGGAAGGCTGTCGATTATCAGCACAAAATCCAAAAG gcAAAGGAAGAAGGAAAGGCTGAGGTGGAGGAACTCCTTTACAAATTGCAACAG ACTAACACAGAGCAACAAGTAAAAATTCAAGAGCTTCAAGACAGGCTTACCAAG GCGGTGAAGGCGAGCACAGAGGCCACGGACCTCCTGCAGAGCGTCCGGCAGGCCAAGGAACGTCTGGAACGTGACCTGGAGAGACTGCAGACAAAAGAGGACAACAATGACAGCCTGCGTAGACGTCTGCGAGAGACTGAG GACGGCAGGAAGACCCTGGAGAACCAGGTGAAGAGGCTGGAGATTGTGGAGCGCAGAGAGATCAAACTGAAGGAGGACATTCAGACCAAGTCCCAGCAGATTCAGCAGATGGCTGATAAAATCATG GAACTAGAAGAGAATTTGCGAGAAACACATGCTACCGCCCAGCGAATGGAGACACAGCTTGACCAGAATGAGAAGCTCTATGCAGACAAGATCAAG GTTTTAGAGACCCAAATGAAGGTAGACTTGGCCGATAAAGAAGCTTTGGAGTCGAAACAGAGCACATTTGAAGATGAGGCTAGGGAATATAGCAAGCTTATCAGCGAACAGAAGGCG ACTATCAGTGCCATGGACTCCAAGATGAACAGCTTGGAGCAGAGAATTGCAGAGCTGTCGGAAGCCAACAAGCTGGCTGCCAACAGCAGTATCTACACCCAGAAAAACAT GAAAGCCCAGGAAGAGATGATTTCAGAGCTCAGGCAACAGAAATTCTACCTGGAGTCCCAGGCTGGCAAGCTGGAGGCCCAGAATGCCAAACTGGAGGAGCACCTGGAAAAGATGAGTCAGCAGGAGCAGACCAACAAGAACCGGGTCATGGAGTTGGAGACCAGACTGAGAGAG ATTGGCCTGGAGCACGAGGAGCAGAAGCTGGAGTTGAAGCGGCAGGTGTCGGAGCTGACACTGTCACTGCAGGAGCGCGAGTCCCAGATCAGCGGGCTGCAGGCGGCACGCCACGCCCTGGAGAGCCAGCTTCAGCAGGCCAAAACTGAACTGGAGGAGACCACGGCTGAGGCTGAGGAGGAGATCACAGTCCTCCGG GCCCATCGTGATGAGATCCAGAGGAAGTATGACGCTCTGAGGGACAGCTGCGCG GTGATCACAGACCTGGAAGAGCAGCTGACCCAGTTGACTCAGGAAAACGCTGAGCTGAACCGGCAGAACTTCTACCTGTCAAAGCAGCTGGACGAGGCCACAGATGAGAGCGAGGAGCGTCTGCAGCTGAGCCAGGACGTGGACCGCCTGCGCAGGGAGGTGGCCGACCGCGAGATGCACCTCAACAACCAGAAACAG AACATTGAGACACTGAAGACCACATGCACCATGTTGGAGGAGCAGGTTCTGGAGTTGGAGACACTGAATGATGAGTTTCTGGAGAAGGAGAGGCAGTGGGAAGCATGGAGAGCAGCGCTGGATGAGGAGAAGAACCAGGCAGAGAGGAGAGCCAGAGAGCTGCAGAGGCAGCTGGACAATGAGAAACAGAACAG GTTGAGAGCCGACCAGCGCAGCTCTGAATCGCGGCAGGCTGTGGACCTGGCAGTGAAAGAGCACAAGGCTGAAATCCTGGTGCTGCAGCAGGCCCTCAAGGACCAGAAGCTGAAGGCAGAGGGTCTCTCTGACACG CTGAGTGATTTGGAGAAGAAACATGCCATGCTGGAGATGAACGCCCGCAGCCTGCAGCAGAAGctagagacagagagggagctGAAGCAAAGACTGATGGATGAG CAAGCtaagctgcagcagcagatggaCATTCAGAAAAGCCACATCTTCCGGCTGACTCAGGGCCTGCAGGAGGCTCTGGACCAAACGGATCTACTGAAGACGGAGAGGACCGACCTGGAGTACCAGCTAGAGAACATCCAG GCGGTGTACTCTCATGAGAAGGTGAAGATGGAGGGCACGATCACCCAGCAGACCAAACTCATAGACTTCCTCCAGGCCAAG GGCATCTTTGGTGGGCGCCGTCGGGAGGACCTGCTGGCCGCTCTGGCAGCACAGGGGCAGAGCCAGGTCCCTCCCGTGCCCCAGGTGCCTCCTGTGCCCCTGCAGTACAGTGACCTGAAGGCAGCTCTGGAGAAGGAGCGCTCCCGCTGCTCTGAGCTGGAGGAGGCGCTGCAGAAGACCCGCATGGAGTTACGCGACG CCATGCAGTTTAAAGCCCTTGACCACAATGCAGCTCCAGCAACTCCTGCTCTGGCCCGCACTCAGCTCATGATGTCCACCAAGTCCAACAAATCTCCAGAGCACCAACCCAGCCCTGGTGGCCTGGCACCGTCCAACTCCGGGCGCAGGAAGGAGGTGCCCAACCCCGATG ATGTGAGAGTAGACCGACAGGGGGCTCCTCTGCTGAGATCACAATCTCTTTCTTCTGCCTCCAAAATCTCACTGTCTTCTCTCTCACACCCCACAGAGAAAAGGAGGGTGACTTTTGAAA AATACAATCGGCGCTCCAAGGACAGGATCCACCACAACACCCCCCACCGCTTCACACAGGGGCTCAACATGAGGGCCGCCAAGTGCACCGTGTGCCTGGACACCGTGCATTTCGGCCGGCAGGCAGCCACCTGCATCG AATGCCACGCTTTGTGCCACCCAAAATGCTCCCCCTACCTCCCAGCTACATGTGGCGTGCCACCCGACTACGCCGTGTACATCTCGGAGGCGCTGTGTCGAGACAAGGGCTCCTCCTCAGGACTGCCACTTAAGGAGTCCAGCCCACACATGCGCCTGGAGGGCTGGATGAAGCAGCCAAGGTGGGGAGCAGCACTGGCCGT GAACGGGAAGCGTGGTCAGGGCTGGGAGAGGAAATACGTGGTGCTGGAGGGGACCAAGGTGGTCGTATACGACACGGAGCCCAGAGAAG AATCGGTGAAGCCTGTGGATGAGTTTGAACTGGTTATTACCGATGGAGAAGTGATGATCCATGGGGCTGTTGGGTCGTCTGAGCTAACCAACACTGCCAAGTCAG ACATGCCGTTAGTGTTGAAGCTGGAGTCGCACTCTCACACCTCCTGCTGGCCGGGGCAGACGCTGTTTTTCATGGCCTCCAGTTTCCCTGAGAAGCAGCGCTGGGTGGCAGTACTTGAAGCCATAGTTGCTGGTGGAAGAAATGCACGGGAAAAAACAGAGGCAGATGCC AAACTGTTGGGGAACTCTCTGCTCAAACTGGAGGGAGATGACAGGCTGGACATTAATTGCACTCTGCCTCTAACAGATCAG atTGTGCTGGTGGGATCCGAGGAGGGCCTATATGCCCTGAACGTCATCAAGAACTCCCTGACCCACATTCCCGGGCTGGGCTCAGTGTTCCAGATCCACATCCTGAAGGAGCATGAGAAACTGCTGATGATTGTGG GGGATGAGAGAGCGCTGTGCCTGCTGGAGATAAAGAAAGTCAAACAGTCGCTGTCCCAGTCACACCTTCCCACCCTCCCTGAGGTCATCCCTTTCATCTTTGAGACAGTCAAGGGCTGCCATCTCTTTGCCGCAGGCAGG ATTGAAAATGGCCCGTGCATCTGCGCAGCAATGCCCAATAAGGTCACAATTTTGCGCTACAATGACAACCTGAACAAGTTCTGCATTCGCAAG GAGATAGAAACACTGGAGCCCTGCAGCTGCATACACTTTACCAGCTACAGCATCATTATTGGCACCAACAAGTTCTACGAGATTGAAATGAAGCAGTATGTTCTGGAGG AGTTTCTGGACAAGAACGATGTTTCTCTGGCCTCAGCCGTGTTTGCTGCCTCGTCCCACAGTTTCCCGATCGCCATCATGCAGGTGTCCAGCACCCCGCAGAAGGAGGAGTACCTGCTGTGCTTCCATG AATTCGGAGTGTTTGTTGATGTTTACGGCAGAAGAACCCGTCCTGATGACATCAAGTGGAGCAGAGTTCCTCTTACGTTTG CCTTCAGAGAGCCGTACCTGTTTGTGACGTATTTTAACTCTTTGGATGTCATGGAGATCCAGGGCCATGCAGCTCTCGG ACCACCAGATCATGCCCACCTGGACGTACCGAACCCACGTTACCTGGGCCCGGCCATCTCCTCTGGAGCCATCTACCTGGCTTCCTCCTATCAAAACAAGCTGCGGGTCATCTGCTGCAAGGGCAGCCTGGTGAGAGAGTGTGGAGAACTGCAGAGGACTGGATCCAGCAGGAG CAGTCCAAACAAGCGAGGCCCTCCGACGTACAACGAACACATCTCCAAGCGACTGGCGTCCAGTCCTGGGGCTCAGGAGGGCGGTCTGCACAGAGAGCCCAGCACCCCTCACCGCTACCGAGAGGGCCGGACGGAGTTCCGGAGGGACAACTCCCCGGCGCGGCCCCTGGACCGGGAGAAGTCCCCAGGAAGGGTGCTGGACAGTCGCCGGGAGAGATCCCCAGGGAGGTTTGAGGACCGCTCTCGCCTCCACACCAGCTCTGTCCGAACCCAACTCACTCCGGTTAACAAG GTTTGGGACCAGTCTTCGGTCTGA